One Tachysurus vachellii isolate PV-2020 chromosome 18, HZAU_Pvac_v1, whole genome shotgun sequence DNA segment encodes these proteins:
- the tmem98 gene encoding transmembrane protein 98, translated as METVVIVAIGVLATIFLASFVALVVVCRHRYCHRPNLMHHFESKPTVDLIGAMETQSEPSELELDDVVITNPHIEAILENEEWIEDASGLVSHCISILKICHTLTEKLVAMTMGSGAKVKAPASLGDIITVAKRISPRVDDVVRSMYPPLDPILLDARATALLLSVSHLVLVTRNACHMSGSLDWIDQSLHAAEDHMVVLREAALASEPERRLPEREQSI; from the exons ATGGAGACGGTGGTTATTGTGGCCATCGGAGTGTTGGCCACCATTTTCCTGGCGTCTTTCGTGGCACTGGTGGTCGTGTGTCGTCATCGGTATTGCCACCGGCCCAACCTGATGCATCACTTCGAGTCCAA GCCCACAGTGGATCTGATTGGAGCGATGGAGACTCAGAGCGAGCCGTCCGAGTTGGAGCTAGACGACGTGGTCATCACCAACCCGCACATTGAAGCCATCCTGGAGAACGAGGAGTGGATCGAAGACGCCTC TGGTCTAGTGTCTCATTGTATCTCCATCCTGAAG ATATGCCACACTCTAACAGAGAAACTTGTTGCCATGACAATGGGCTCTGGAGCAAAGGTAAAAGCCCCTGCCAGCCTTGGTGACATCATCACGGTGGCCAAACGCATCAGCCCCAG GGTGGATGACGTGGTTCGGTCAATGTATCCCCCACTGGACCCAATCCTCCTTGATGCCAG GGCTACAGCGTTGCTGCTCTCCGTCAGTCATTTAGTGCTGGTGACACGAAACGCCTGTCACATGTCTGGCAGCCTGGACTGGATCGACCAATCGCTGCATGCCGCCGAAGATCACATGGTCGTGCTCAGGGAGGCAGCCTTGGCGTCAGAACCCGAGAGACGACTACCAGAAAGAGAGCAGTCTATCTGA